A single region of the Candidatus Methanomethylicota archaeon genome encodes:
- the porB gene encoding pyruvate synthase subunit PorB: MFKTIKDLPKEEYLAPGHRLCAGCTVGTAVRQILKAAGNNIVVVTATSCLEVATSYFPQTAWRVPWVHLGFENSAAVASGIESAFKVLRRKRKTNENPHVIVISGDGGTFDIGLQSLSGALERGHDLLYICYDNEAYMNTGIQRSSATPYAAATTTSPPGKKSIGKKTHKKDLIGIAIAHGIPYAATASPSFPLDLMNKVRKGLDVEGPALIHVLTPCTTGWRFDPSMGIEIGKLAVLTGLWPLYEVDNGVIRLTLQVPRREPVKKYLELQGRFRHLTEDEIIKIQEIADKNAEKFGLGPIKE; this comes from the coding sequence ATGTTTAAAACAATAAAGGATTTACCAAAAGAAGAATACTTAGCACCTGGCCATAGATTATGTGCAGGTTGTACTGTAGGAACTGCTGTAAGACAAATATTAAAAGCGGCTGGGAATAACATTGTAGTAGTTACTGCAACAAGCTGTTTAGAAGTTGCCACATCTTATTTTCCACAAACTGCATGGAGAGTGCCTTGGGTACATTTAGGATTTGAAAACTCTGCAGCAGTTGCTTCAGGAATAGAGAGTGCTTTTAAAGTATTAAGAAGAAAAAGAAAAACTAATGAAAATCCACATGTAATTGTAATTAGTGGAGATGGAGGTACTTTTGATATTGGTTTACAATCATTAAGTGGCGCTCTTGAAAGAGGTCATGATTTACTCTACATATGCTATGATAATGAAGCATATATGAATACAGGAATACAAAGAAGTTCGGCAACCCCATATGCAGCAGCTACAACCACATCACCACCTGGGAAAAAATCCATAGGTAAAAAAACTCATAAAAAAGATTTAATAGGAATTGCTATAGCTCATGGTATACCATATGCTGCAACTGCTTCTCCATCATTTCCATTAGATTTAATGAATAAAGTTAGAAAAGGATTAGATGTTGAAGGACCTGCTTTAATTCATGTATTAACTCCTTGTACAACTGGTTGGAGATTCGATCCAAGTATGGGAATTGAAATTGGTAAATTAGCAGTATTGACAGGCTTATGGCCATTATATGAAGTTGATAATGGTGTGATTAGATTAACACTTCAAGTACCAAGAAGAGAACCTGTGAAAAAATATTTAGAATTACAAGGAAGATTTAGACATTTAACTGAAGATGAAATAATAAAAATTCAAGAGATTGCTGATAAAAATGCTGAAAAATTTGGACTTGGACCTATTAAAGAATAA
- a CDS encoding signal peptidase I, producing MLKNLDLDLLKNNKNWIVILLIFILTIGILRIFSGTNMPITVVASSSMEPTIPTGSIVFIQKIEGSKIIVGDKPIGDIIVYKLPNTKVYDFFIFTIYDPPPILHRAINKVEIDGKYYILTKGDANFLPDFNQNNPRSWISEDFVIGKLVWYVPYIGYPLLWLRNPLIIIGIVLFIIIIILLPDKERKV from the coding sequence ATGCTGAAAAATTTGGACTTGGACCTATTAAAGAATAATAAAAATTGGATAGTTATACTCCTAATATTTATTTTAACCATTGGTATTCTTAGAATTTTCTCTGGTACTAATATGCCAATTACTGTTGTAGCATCTAGTAGTATGGAACCAACTATACCTACTGGTTCAATAGTTTTCATTCAAAAAATTGAAGGTTCTAAAATAATAGTTGGAGATAAGCCTATAGGAGATATAATAGTTTATAAACTTCCTAATACAAAAGTTTATGATTTCTTTATTTTTACAATATACGATCCTCCACCAATACTTCATAGAGCTATTAATAAAGTAGAAATTGATGGTAAGTATTATATATTAACAAAAGGAGATGCTAATTTCCTTCCAGATTTTAATCAAAACAATCCAAGATCATGGATTTCTGAAGATTTTGTAATAGGAAAGCTTGTATGGTATGTACCATATATAGGCTATCCACTTCTATGGCTTAGAAATCCACTCATTATAATTGGAATAGTATTATTTATTATTATAATAATACTTCTTCCAGATAAAGAGCGAAAAGTATAA
- a CDS encoding TATA-box-binding protein, with the protein MVKPSFKIENVVASITINQTIDLNVISANVPGVEYNPEQFPGLIYRLSKPRTATLIFSSGKMVCTGAKSEKEVHNAISKIIKNLKERNIVIIGEPEIQIQNIVASANLNAEVNLEKTAYLLDNVMYEPEQFPGLIYRMSDPKVVLLIFSSGKMVCTGAKHEDEVKTAVNKIYQKLKELGVLYE; encoded by the coding sequence ATTGTGAAGCCTTCATTTAAGATTGAGAATGTTGTAGCATCTATTACGATTAATCAAACAATAGATTTAAATGTAATATCTGCAAATGTACCTGGTGTTGAGTATAATCCTGAACAATTTCCAGGATTAATATATAGATTATCAAAACCAAGAACTGCTACTTTAATATTTTCTTCTGGAAAAATGGTATGTACTGGAGCCAAATCTGAAAAAGAAGTACATAATGCAATAAGCAAGATTATTAAGAATTTAAAAGAAAGAAATATAGTAATTATAGGAGAACCTGAAATACAAATACAGAATATTGTAGCATCTGCAAATTTAAATGCTGAAGTAAATTTAGAAAAAACAGCATATTTACTTGATAATGTAATGTATGAACCTGAACAATTTCCAGGATTAATATATAGAATGAGTGATCCAAAAGTTGTTCTTTTAATATTTTCTTCTGGAAAAATGGTATGTACTGGAGCTAAACATGAAGATGAAGTAAAGACTGCTGTTAATAAAATTTATCAAAAACTAAAGGAATTAGGAGTACTTTATGAATAA
- a CDS encoding carboxymuconolactone decarboxylase family protein: MKKELSEKFKKKMGFVPTIMEIATELDPKLSTFYEFCDSTVQEDGALPSKIKMLIIMAMGAQRHCKECVISAMRGAFKKGASVEEILETIRCIAVAGGAPALSACKDALQLLKEGKLKEEGC, from the coding sequence ATGAAAAAAGAATTAAGTGAAAAATTTAAGAAAAAAATGGGTTTTGTTCCTACAATAATGGAAATTGCTACAGAATTAGATCCAAAATTATCAACTTTTTATGAGTTTTGCGATTCTACAGTTCAAGAGGATGGTGCTTTACCATCAAAAATAAAAATGTTAATAATAATGGCAATGGGTGCACAGCGTCATTGTAAAGAATGTGTAATATCTGCTATGCGTGGAGCTTTTAAAAAAGGAGCTAGTGTAGAAGAAATTTTAGAAACGATAAGATGCATTGCAGTAGCTGGTGGAGCTCCAGCATTATCTGCTTGTAAAGATGCTTTACAACTTTTAAAAGAAGGAAAACTCAAAGAAGAGGGTTGTTAA